In a single window of the bacterium genome:
- a CDS encoding peptidylprolyl isomerase → MMTAMRENMPLIMWILVGAFLATIVFSWGMGGFDSGSSLDGVVGRVGGHEILYDQYNRFVQNQIAQQREKDTTATTITEAQIRQIRKDVWDEMIRNRIMDAYAKRWDLVTSDEEVAWAVRNSPPNWIRQNEAFLKDGRFDLAAYEEFLRDPRSADILIAIEQDYRATLSHQKVVDRVIAPVFVTADEAWEEYQATARKYNAAIVSFLPRNYEVDTTSVTESEIRAYYTEHRADYRQPERRQLAYISIPIVATIEDSNRVVELARELVIRSQSGEDFAELAGEFSEDGGSAQQGGDLGYFTSGRMVKEFDSTCFATEPGRTVGPIITRFGAHVIKVVDRKPGAEGDSVRASHILIKWDVGPDTEERISQKAKDFTDAAKTDGWERAAATLGLEVQETDPFPKNPSGSIPGLGPLQPLMDFTFASKTGNVSYVYRTRVRGQEAYAVFQLKKIIPEAISPVADVESQIRRTLLQDKRLELARQAAQAFRARVSDANSFLAVAQTESLKVDTSGEHAPRDYNRSWGSDEEIVKSLFALEPGQISQPLGNARGVYVALLINKTESNQQQFAAQKEEILTRLRQRKQNNLYTDWLAQAKVDIGVVDKRHLYYTDY, encoded by the coding sequence ATGATGACCGCGATGCGCGAGAATATGCCCCTCATCATGTGGATCTTGGTGGGTGCCTTCCTCGCCACGATTGTTTTTTCTTGGGGGATGGGTGGCTTCGATAGCGGCAGCTCTCTGGATGGAGTCGTGGGTCGCGTTGGAGGCCACGAAATCCTTTACGATCAGTATAATAGGTTCGTCCAAAACCAGATTGCCCAGCAGCGGGAGAAAGATACCACTGCGACCACCATCACGGAGGCGCAGATTCGTCAAATCCGCAAGGATGTCTGGGATGAGATGATCCGGAACCGGATCATGGATGCCTATGCCAAGAGATGGGACCTCGTAACATCGGACGAGGAAGTCGCCTGGGCCGTCCGCAACAGCCCACCCAACTGGATTCGCCAAAACGAAGCCTTCCTGAAGGACGGACGGTTTGATCTTGCCGCCTACGAAGAGTTCCTCCGTGACCCCCGCTCGGCGGATATTCTCATTGCGATTGAGCAGGACTATCGCGCCACCCTTAGCCACCAGAAGGTCGTAGATCGCGTGATTGCCCCCGTGTTTGTTACGGCCGATGAAGCCTGGGAAGAGTACCAAGCCACGGCTCGAAAGTACAACGCGGCGATTGTGAGTTTCTTGCCCCGCAACTACGAGGTGGACACCACCTCCGTCACCGAAAGTGAAATCCGCGCCTACTATACGGAGCATCGCGCCGACTATCGGCAGCCCGAGCGGCGCCAGCTTGCCTACATCAGCATCCCGATCGTCGCTACGATAGAGGATTCCAACCGAGTTGTCGAACTGGCTCGCGAACTCGTCATACGCTCGCAGAGCGGCGAGGACTTCGCCGAACTGGCCGGCGAATTCTCGGAAGACGGAGGTTCGGCGCAGCAAGGCGGAGACCTGGGCTATTTTACCAGCGGTCGCATGGTCAAGGAATTCGACTCGACCTGCTTCGCCACCGAACCCGGCCGCACCGTGGGACCCATAATTACGAGGTTCGGAGCCCACGTCATCAAGGTGGTGGATCGGAAGCCGGGAGCGGAAGGAGACTCCGTACGGGCCAGTCATATCCTTATCAAATGGGACGTGGGACCCGATACCGAAGAACGAATCTCCCAGAAAGCCAAAGACTTCACCGATGCCGCCAAGACCGATGGATGGGAAAGGGCGGCCGCAACCCTCGGGCTCGAAGTTCAGGAAACCGATCCGTTCCCGAAGAATCCGTCCGGCTCGATCCCCGGACTTGGCCCATTGCAGCCGCTCATGGACTTCACCTTCGCTTCCAAGACCGGAAACGTCAGCTACGTCTACCGGACCCGAGTGCGCGGCCAGGAAGCCTATGCGGTGTTCCAACTCAAAAAGATCATTCCCGAAGCCATTTCCCCCGTAGCGGATGTCGAGTCGCAGATTCGTCGAACTCTGCTGCAGGATAAACGGCTGGAATTGGCTCGGCAAGCGGCACAAGCCTTTCGCGCGCGCGTATCGGACGCAAATTCTTTCCTGGCGGTGGCCCAGACCGAAAGCCTGAAGGTAGACACCTCCGGAGAACATGCTCCACGCGACTACAATCGTTCGTGGGGATCGGATGAGGAGATTGTGAAATCGCTGTTCGCCCTCGAACCGGGCCAAATCTCGCAGCCCCTCGGCAACGCGCGCGGAGTCTATGTAGCTCTCCTCATCAACAAAACCGAGTCCAACCAGCAGCAGTTTGCCGCGCAAAAGGAGGAAATCCTCACCCGGCTGCGCCAACGCAAACAGAACAATCTCTACACCGACTGGCTGGCGCAGGCGAAGGTAGACATCGGCGTGGTGG